In the Sandaracinus amylolyticus genome, GCCACCAAGATGGGCGCGCACCCGCTCACCCTCGCGGGGCTCGGCGGGATGGGCGATCTCGTGCTGACGTGCACCGGGGATCTCTCGCGCAATCGCACGGTGGGCCTCGAGCTCGGCAAGGGACGCAAGCTCGACGACATCCTCGCCGGTATGACGCAGGTCGCCGAGGGCGTGAGGACCACGAAGGCGGCGTACGCGCTCGCGCAGCGCGAGGGCTGCGAGATGCCGATCACCGACGCGATGTACCGGATCCTCTACGAGGGGCAGTCGCCGCTCGAGGCGACCGTCGAGCTGATGACGCGTCGGAAGCGCGCCGAGCGCGACTGAGCGTCAGGGGGCGAAGCGGGCGATCGCTGAGACGACCTCGGCGATCATCGTTTCGCCTCCGTGGCCTTCGTCGTCGATGATCGTCAGCGTGCTCTTCGGCCACGCGCGCTGGAGCTGCCACGGCCACTCGAGCGGCGAGCTGATGTCGAGACGGCCGTGGATCATCGCGCCGGGGATGTGCGCGATGCGATCCATGCGGGAGAGCAGCGCGCCGTCGTCGAGGAAGCCGGCGTGCTTCCAGTAGTGGATCGTGAGCGTCGCGAACGTCCCGCGGAACACCGGATCGTCGAAGAGCGGCTGCGGGCGGTAGCGCGGGTCGAGCGAGACGTGGGTGTCCTCCCACGCGCACCACGCGCGCGCCGCTTCGTCGCGCTCGATCGGATCGGGTGAGGTGATGCGCTCGTGGTACGCGTCGATCACGCGCTGGCCGGGGCGGCGTTTCGAGGCCGCCTCGAAGCGCTCCCACTCCCGCGGGAAGACGCGGCGCAGATCCTCGGTGATCCACGTGACCTCGGCCGCGCTCGTCGACACGACGCAAATCAGCACGAGCTCGGTCACGCGCTCGGGGTGCGCCTGCGCGTACGCGAGCCCGAGCGTGGTGCCCCACGAGACGCCGTGCACGAGCCACGCGTCGATGCCGAGGTGCTCGCGCAGCGCCTCGATGTCGGCGATCAGCGCGTCGGTCGTGTTCGTCGCGAGCGTGTCGAGCGCGTCGGTCACGCGCGGCGTGCTGCGCCCGCAGCCGCGCTGCTCGAGCGCGACGACGAGCCAGCGCTCGGGATCGAAGCGGCGACGATGCCCCGTCAAGATCCCGCTGCCCGGACCCCCGTGGAGATAGAGCGCGGGCTTTCCCCGCGGGTTGCCCGAGGTCTCCCAGTGGATCTCCTGGCCGTCGCGGGTGCGCAGCCTCCCCGTCGCGAGCGGGTCGATCGGAGGGAACGTCATCGCTCACCGATGTCGTCGTCGGGAGGCGGTCCCGCGTCGTTGCGCCAGCTCGAGAGCCCGACCGTGGGGCCGCCGCCCGCGAGGTTCGAGAACGGGAGCGACAAGCTCACGCGCGCGCCACCGCCCTCCGCGTTCTCCACCCATGCGCGCCCGCGATGCGCTTCGATGATGCGCTTCACCAGCGAGAGCCCGATGCCCGATCCGCGCGCGCTGCTCGCGCCGTTGCGCACCCGATAGAAGCGCTCGAACACGCGCTTGTGGTGCTCGTCGGGGATGCCCGGCCCGTGATCGCGCACCCGCACGTACGCGTGCCGGCGGCCGCGCTCGATCGTGACCTCGATCGTCGAGCCCGCGCCGTACTTCATCGCGTTGTCGAGCAGGTTCATCACCGCGAGCAGGATCGCCTGCTCGTCGAAGCGCACCGCGGGCACTTCTCCGATCACCTCGAGCTTCACCTCGAGGTTCTCGCGCTCGAGGCGATAGCGGAACGTGTCGATCGCGCGCGCGACGATGTCGGCGAGATCGCCCTCGCGCATCTGGTAGGTCTGCTTGCCGCGCTCGATCGCGCTGAAGTCGAGCACGTTGTCGATCAGCGCGGTGAGGCGCTCGCTCTCGCGCGCGATGATCTGCAGGTACTGCTCGCGCTTCTTCTCGTCGCGCACCCGGCCCGTCATCAGCATCTCGCTGAACATCCGCACGACCGAGAGCGGCGTCTTCAGCTCGTGCGAGACGTTCGCGATGAACTCGCTGCGCAGCGCGTTGAGCCGGCTCTCCTTCACCGCGGCGTAGATGAGGAAGCCCACGCCCAGCAGCACGATCGCGAACGAGAGGCCGATCAGCGCGCTCTCCGTGTAGACCTGCTCCGCGCCGCGCACGATCAGCTCGGGCGCTTGCTTCGGTGCGATCTGGAGGCGCCATCCGTAGAGCGTCGTCGGGAAGCGACGACCCACGAGGTAGTCGCCGGCGCGCGCGATGCGGGACTGCCCGTAGACCAGGCGGTTGTCGTCGTCGACGACGTTGTACGAGACGCGCTCTTCCTCGTGCACGAAGAGCGTGGGGAACACCTCGCGCTCGATGAACCCGGTGTCGTGGTGCGCGATCAGGTAGTGGCGACGGCCCTCGTGGCGCACCGCGCGGTAGCTGATCAGATAGCTCGTGTCCGCGTAGGTGCGGTGGTGATGCCGCAGCACGCCGATGCGCTCTCGCTCGAGCTCGAGGTTCGGCAGGATGCGCTCGGTGAACACCTTCAGGAAGTCACGACGCTCCTGCGCCGAGCAGCGACACGCGTAGCCGAGCACCTCGCCGCCGTCGTCGAGCACGAGGAACGCACGCACGCTCGGCGAGATGCGCTCGGCGAGCGGCTGCCAGGTGTCGGAGACCGCCTGGGGGCGCTCGAGATCGACGAGGTGGAACACCGCCTCGTCGCTCGTGATGATCATCTGCTCGACGCGATCGACCTTCTCGTCGACGAGCACGAGCGTCGACGCGAGCACCGACTGCTCGCTCTCGCGCGCGAACTGACGCGCCGACTGGATGGAGAAATACCCGAGGATCCCGGCCGCGATCGCGATCGCGGGGATCAAGGCGAGGTACACGAGGCGCGAGCGCCACTCCATCGGGGCCAGAGTCTAGGACGCGCGGCCCGATGCGGCCTCTCGGGAATGCTATGTTCGCCCGGCACATGGCGGCCCCCGAGCGACGCATCTTGCTCGTCGAGGACGACCCGGCGATCGCGCTCGGGCTCGTCGACTCGCTCGAGTTCGAGGGCTTCGCGGTCACCCACGCGCGCACGGGACACGAGGGCATCCAGCTCGCGCGCAGCGAGCATCCGGACTGCATCATCCTCGACCTCATGCTGCCCGACACCAACGGCTATCGGGTGTGCGAGCAGATCCGCGCGCACGACACGCTGGTGCCGATCCTCATGCTCACCGCGCGCTCGCAGGAAGCGGACAAGATCCGCGGGCTCGACGCGGGCGCGGACGACTACGTGACGAAGCCGTTCAGCGTCGGCGAGCTCGTCGCGCGCATCCGCGCGATCTTCCGCCGCACCACGCGCGCGCAGATCACGGAGGCGCCGATCCGCATCGGCACTGCGTCGATCGATCCCGCGGCGCAGACGATGAAGCGCGGTCGCGAGACCACGTCGCTCTCGTTCTACGAAGTGCAGCTGCTGAAGTACTTGTTCGAGCGCGCGGGCCAGGTCGTCAGCCGCGAGGAGCTGCTCGACAAGGTGTGGGGCGTCGAGGGCAGCCCGACGAACCGCACGATCGACAACTTCATCGTGAAGCTGCGCAAGAAGATCGAGCCCAACCCCGAGAAGCCCGCGCACATCCTCACGGTGTACGGCTTGGGCTACAAGCTCGTCGTGTGATCGGCTAGAAGCTCGCGCATGAGCAAGCGCGAAGTCCTCTCGAGCGAGCACGCACCGAAGGCGATCGGCCCCTATTCGCAGGGCATCCGGTGCGGACAGATGGTCTTCTTCTCGGGGCAGATCCCCCTCGACGCGAACGGCGAGTTCGTCGGCCAGGGCGACGTGCGCGCGCAGGCCGAGCAGGTGATGAAGAACATCGAGGCGCTGCTGAAGAGCGCCGGCCTCGGGTTCGACGACGTGGTGAAGGCGACGATGTTCCTCGTCGACCTCGCGGACTTCGCGACGGTGAACGAGATCTACGCGAAGCGGTTCGAGGGGATCGCGCCGCCGGCGCGGTCGACGATCCAGGTCGCGGCGCTGCCCCGTGGGGCGAAGGTCGAGGTCGAGATCATCGCGATCGCGGGCTGAGGTCCGGAACGACCGAGCACGCGCACGAGCACGAGGACGAGCACGCGGGACGAGCAGGTGCACGCGCACGCGTCGCGGTGCGCCGCCGCCGTCGGAGACCCGTGCTCGTGCACGTGCGCGTGACGCGTGCTCGTCCTCGTGCCACCTGCGCGTGCTCGGCCGTTTCTCGGCGCGCTGGCCTCCGCGGCCAACCCGACTATCCTCCGCCCCCGATGAAACCCAAGAGGCCTGCGGCCCGCCCTGCCACGCGGGCTCGCGCCGTCCGTCGCGTGGGCGGCGTTCGCCTCGAGGACGGAGCACTGCGCATCGCGGATCGCAGCGTCCCGCTGCTCTGCGGCGCCGTGCACTACTGGCGCCTCGAGCGCGAGTCGTGGCGCGCTGCGCTCTCCGAGACACGCGCGCTCGGGATCCCGATCGTCGAGACCTACGTGCCCTGGCAGGTGCACGAGCTCGCGCCCGGCGACTACGACTTCGGGCAGCGCGATCCGCGCAAGGACGTCGGCGCGTTCCTCGATCTCGCGGCCGACCTCGGGCTCTACGCGTTCGTACGACCGGGGCCGCACATCAACTCCGAGATGACGTGGTTCGGGCTGCCCGAGCGCATCGTCTACGACAAGTCGATCCAGGCGCGCTCGCCGCGACAGAGCCCGGTCGTGCTCGGGTTCCCGCCGCGCATGTTCCCGGTGCCCTCGTACGCGAGCGAGCAGTACCACCTCGAGTCGCAGCGCTGGCTCGAGGCCGCCGCCGGGCAGCTCGCGCCGCGCCTCTGGCCGCAGGGCCCGATCGTGCTGCTCCAGGTCGACAACGAGGCCACCTACTGGTTCCGCGACTCCGCGTACGACCAGGACTACCACCCCGACGCGATCGCGGGCTGGCGCGCGTGGCTCGCGCAGCGCTACGGCACGCCGCACGAAGCAGGCAAGGCGCACCGCCGCGAGTACGCCGCGTGGGAGGACGCGACGCCGCCCGAGCGCTTCGACGCCGAGACCCCCGAGCAGCTCGCGCTGCACCTCGACTGGGGCGCGTGGCGCGAGGAGCTGATCACGCGCTCGCTCGTGCGCTTCAAGAGCGCGATGTCGGGCGCGGGCCTCAAGGGCGTGCCGACCGTGCACAACCTCCCGCTCGGCGAGCAGGCCGCGCCGGTGAGCACGCCGCGCATCGAGGAGATCGTCGATCTCGTCGGGCTCGACTACTACCACGCACGCCGCGAGCACCGGACGATCAAGCGCCGCACGCTCTTCCTCGCGGGCAGCTCGCGCCTGCCGTTCGCGCCCGAGATGGGCGTGGGCGCGCCGCCCTGGTTCACGCCGCTCACCCACGAGGACTCGCTCTTCTGCGCGATGAGCGCGTGCGCGTACGGCCTGCGCGGGATGAGCCTCTACATGACCGTCGATCGCGATCGCTGGTATGGCGCGCCGATCGACGCGACCGGCAACCCGCGGCTCGAGGCGGGCGCGTGGAAGAGCTTCCTGCACGCGCTCACGAACGTCGGGTTCCATCGCCTCCAGCGGCGCGTCGAGGTCGGGCTCGCGCTGCCTCGCGAGTACTCGCGCCTCTCGCGCGCGACGCACCTCATGGGCGTGCTCTCGCCGATCACGCTCGAGGCGATCGGCGGCTCGCCGGTCGAGGCGTGCAGCGAGGAGCCGCTCGGCTTCGCGGGGCCGATCCAGGTGCTCTGGTGGACGATGATCGCGCGCTTCGCCGAGGCGCTCACCGCGGCGGGCGTGCCCTACGTCTACGTCGACGGCGATGCGCCCGAGGAGCGCTACGACGGGCTTCGCGTGGTGATCGCGCCGACCTACGAGTTCGCGTCGGTCGCGCGCTGGTCGCGGCTCTGCGACTTCGCGTCGGAGGGCGGCACCGTGGTGTTCGGTCCCGCGATGCCGACGCTCGACGACACGATGCGCGCGCGCCCCTTCGAGGTGCCGCGCAACGGGCGCAGGGTGCTGATCGATCGCCCCGAGGACGCCGACGAGGTGGTGCGCACGCTCGTGCACGACCTCGGGCTCGAGACGCCCTTCCGCGCGTCGCCCGCGCCGGTCGAGACCACGGTGCACGAGGACGACGGCGGGCCGCGCGTGCTCTTCGTGATCAACCCCGCGCCCGAGCGCATCGAGGCGACGATCGAGCTCCCCTACGCGATCGCGTTCGAGGACACAGCGAGCGGTGATCGCTTCGCGGGCGATCGCTCGATCACGGTGCCGATGGCGCCCCACGCGTGCCGCATGCTCGTGGTGCGGCGGAGCGCGCAGGAAGAGGGCGCGCAGGCGACGGCCGGGAGGGTCTCGTGATCGCCGCGGAGCTCCGGGTCGAGGGGTTCGACGCGCGCTCGTGGACGAACCTGATCTCGCTCTTCGCGCCGGGCGTGGTGACGCGCATCCAGCGCGAGCCCTCGCCGAGCGACGCGCCCGAGCTCGACACCAAGGAAGCCGAGGACGATGCACGCAGCGGCACGCTCGTCGTCGTGATCTCGGAGAGCGGCCGGGTCCGCAAGGCGTTCCACTCGCAGCGCGGGCGCATCCGCGATCTCGCGCAGGCCAGCGCGAGCGAGCTGCCGATGATCTCGGAGCGCTATCGCGCGCGCCGTGCGCTGTTGATCCGCGAGGGCGCGATCGAGGAGATCGCGGAGCGCGTCGCGGTGCGGCTCGAGCGCGGCGACGACTACATCGCGCAGTGGCTCGTGGTCGCGCGCACGGTCCGCGAGGTGATCGACGCGGGGATGATCCACGTGTGGCCGCGCCCGCTCGCGGGCGTGCCGATCCCGACCGCGGGCATGGTGCGGCGCGCGATCGACACGGTGCTGCCCGACGATCGCGCGCTGGTGATGGTGATCTGGAGCGGCAGCACGCCGTGGACCGGCGTGGTGCTGCGTCGCCGGCGCGGCGAGATCGATCTCGTCGCGGGGCCCGATCTGATCGCGCGCTGGAGCGGGCCGCTCGGCGGTGACTGGCGGCGTGATCATCGCTTCGTGAGCGAGGGGATCGCGCGCGCGGTCGCGCCGGTGCACCTCGGGATCTACGGCGAGATCGGATCGCTGCGGAGGCTCTTGCGGAGCGCGGAGCCGGGCGCGTGGGCGCGCGCGGTCGCGGTGCGCGAGGTCATCGTGAGCCCGACGCCGCCGTACGTCGCGGTGGCGATCGGCGCCGATGCCGCGCGCGCGGTCGCGCAGCGGACGACGACGTGGCTCGGCGGGATCGACGCGCTCGCGTCGCTGGCGCCCGCGGTGACGTACGTGCGCGGGCGCATCTCGGAGATCGCGAGCGTGACGCAGACGCTGGGGTTCGATCCGCTCAAGCTGCTCGCCGGGTCGCTCGCTCGGTCGTCTTCGCCGTCGTCTTCGGACGAAGAAGAGAACGAACGGTGAGGGTTCGGCGGGGGCGCGTGGCAGGGGCTCCTCGCTAGGTGCTCGCGACCTGCCTCGCGCGAGCGGCGCGAGCTTCGGGCAGCGGAGTCGTTCGCGTCTCGCGGTCGCGAGACGCGAACCGTGCACGGACGTGATTGCCGTCGTGCGGCCGTCGCTGCGCGATCGCTCGGAGCCCCTGCCACGCGCCCTGCTGCACGGCTTCGGCTCGCATGGAGAAGCGCGCGCCCATTCTCGCAGAGAGGGAGAGCGTCTCGTTCGAGTCCCGCGCTGTTCGCGCGGGATTCGCGGGCCGGCAGCGCGCGCTTCGCGCGCGACTGGAGCCGAATTGGTCTTCGTCGCGTGTGGAATTCGCGGCGCGCCGACGAAAAACACGCGCGCGCGGAGGAAAATCGGGTCGAAAATCGCGAATTCGTCGGGGCTTTTCGACGAATTTTCGATCCTAGGGGTGGGGGTCGGTTGATCCTAGGGCGTCGGGCGGATCGATCGGCCCGGCGGGTCGGATCGATCGGCCGGCAGGGTCGGATCGATCGAGCGCCGAGGTCGGATCGATCGACCAGCGACGTCGGATCGACCGCCCTCACACGCCCGCGTGTCCCGTTCCGCGTCCCGGCGGGGCGCCGCTCACGTGATAGCGATCCGCATGACCGACGAGCCCCGACCTTCGCCTGATCTGCCGGGCTTCCGATGGAGCGATGTCGTCGTGCCGCTCGTCGAGCAGCACGGCGGATGGACCGCGCTCGCGAACGCGCTCGTCCAGCGCAGCACCGGGCTCGGCGACGCGCTCACCGTCGAGAAGGGGCTGCGCCGGCTCGCGCGTCGCGGGCACCGCGAGGGCG is a window encoding:
- a CDS encoding sensor histidine kinase, whose translation is MEWRSRLVYLALIPAIAIAAGILGYFSIQSARQFARESEQSVLASTLVLVDEKVDRVEQMIITSDEAVFHLVDLERPQAVSDTWQPLAERISPSVRAFLVLDDGGEVLGYACRCSAQERRDFLKVFTERILPNLELERERIGVLRHHHRTYADTSYLISYRAVRHEGRRHYLIAHHDTGFIEREVFPTLFVHEEERVSYNVVDDDNRLVYGQSRIARAGDYLVGRRFPTTLYGWRLQIAPKQAPELIVRGAEQVYTESALIGLSFAIVLLGVGFLIYAAVKESRLNALRSEFIANVSHELKTPLSVVRMFSEMLMTGRVRDEKKREQYLQIIARESERLTALIDNVLDFSAIERGKQTYQMREGDLADIVARAIDTFRYRLERENLEVKLEVIGEVPAVRFDEQAILLAVMNLLDNAMKYGAGSTIEVTIERGRRHAYVRVRDHGPGIPDEHHKRVFERFYRVRNGASSARGSGIGLSLVKRIIEAHRGRAWVENAEGGGARVSLSLPFSNLAGGGPTVGLSSWRNDAGPPPDDDIGER
- a CDS encoding response regulator transcription factor, with protein sequence MAAPERRILLVEDDPAIALGLVDSLEFEGFAVTHARTGHEGIQLARSEHPDCIILDLMLPDTNGYRVCEQIRAHDTLVPILMLTARSQEADKIRGLDAGADDYVTKPFSVGELVARIRAIFRRTTRAQITEAPIRIGTASIDPAAQTMKRGRETTSLSFYEVQLLKYLFERAGQVVSREELLDKVWGVEGSPTNRTIDNFIVKLRKKIEPNPEKPAHILTVYGLGYKLVV
- a CDS encoding beta-galactosidase, with amino-acid sequence MGGVRLEDGALRIADRSVPLLCGAVHYWRLERESWRAALSETRALGIPIVETYVPWQVHELAPGDYDFGQRDPRKDVGAFLDLAADLGLYAFVRPGPHINSEMTWFGLPERIVYDKSIQARSPRQSPVVLGFPPRMFPVPSYASEQYHLESQRWLEAAAGQLAPRLWPQGPIVLLQVDNEATYWFRDSAYDQDYHPDAIAGWRAWLAQRYGTPHEAGKAHRREYAAWEDATPPERFDAETPEQLALHLDWGAWREELITRSLVRFKSAMSGAGLKGVPTVHNLPLGEQAAPVSTPRIEEIVDLVGLDYYHARREHRTIKRRTLFLAGSSRLPFAPEMGVGAPPWFTPLTHEDSLFCAMSACAYGLRGMSLYMTVDRDRWYGAPIDATGNPRLEAGAWKSFLHALTNVGFHRLQRRVEVGLALPREYSRLSRATHLMGVLSPITLEAIGGSPVEACSEEPLGFAGPIQVLWWTMIARFAEALTAAGVPYVYVDGDAPEERYDGLRVVIAPTYEFASVARWSRLCDFASEGGTVVFGPAMPTLDDTMRARPFEVPRNGRRVLIDRPEDADEVVRTLVHDLGLETPFRASPAPVETTVHEDDGGPRVLFVINPAPERIEATIELPYAIAFEDTASGDRFAGDRSITVPMAPHACRMLVVRRSAQEEGAQATAGRVS
- the pip gene encoding prolyl aminopeptidase, yielding MTFPPIDPLATGRLRTRDGQEIHWETSGNPRGKPALYLHGGPGSGILTGHRRRFDPERWLVVALEQRGCGRSTPRVTDALDTLATNTTDALIADIEALREHLGIDAWLVHGVSWGTTLGLAYAQAHPERVTELVLICVVSTSAAEVTWITEDLRRVFPREWERFEAASKRRPGQRVIDAYHERITSPDPIERDEAARAWCAWEDTHVSLDPRYRPQPLFDDPVFRGTFATLTIHYWKHAGFLDDGALLSRMDRIAHIPGAMIHGRLDISSPLEWPWQLQRAWPKSTLTIIDDEGHGGETMIAEVVSAIARFAP
- a CDS encoding RidA family protein, which encodes MSKREVLSSEHAPKAIGPYSQGIRCGQMVFFSGQIPLDANGEFVGQGDVRAQAEQVMKNIEALLKSAGLGFDDVVKATMFLVDLADFATVNEIYAKRFEGIAPPARSTIQVAALPRGAKVEVEIIAIAG